A window of Proteus columbae contains these coding sequences:
- a CDS encoding 4Fe-4S dicluster domain-containing protein: MSKGVLVDLTKCIGCGSCTVACKMYNENKWIEDRQPTSGENAKLADENWTVIKTVTVEKEDKAVWRYVKEQCFHCIDPACASACFAKAFQKTPAGPVVYYPDLCVGCRYCMVACPFDIPKYEWEKSLPYVTKCMMCSSRVEEGQSPACVAVCPTQALVFGERQTLLEKARETITNNPEYVQHIYGEKEVGGTEWLYISDVPFEQLGFKTGLTEKPLSSYTSDFMKYTPIAGATWAVILGGIAMFNHRKDKVSRDEQSHQHLEHNQNSTDEETRRSE; this comes from the coding sequence ATGTCTAAAGGTGTATTAGTCGATCTTACAAAGTGTATCGGCTGCGGTAGTTGCACAGTTGCATGCAAAATGTACAACGAAAATAAATGGATAGAAGACAGACAACCTACAAGTGGTGAGAATGCCAAACTTGCGGATGAAAACTGGACGGTTATCAAAACAGTCACGGTTGAGAAAGAAGATAAAGCGGTTTGGCGTTATGTTAAAGAGCAATGTTTTCACTGTATTGATCCCGCGTGTGCTTCAGCATGTTTTGCAAAAGCCTTCCAAAAAACACCAGCAGGGCCAGTGGTTTATTATCCTGATCTCTGTGTGGGTTGCCGATATTGCATGGTGGCATGCCCGTTTGATATTCCTAAATATGAGTGGGAAAAGTCACTTCCTTATGTCACTAAATGCATGATGTGCTCATCTCGTGTGGAAGAAGGGCAATCTCCAGCATGTGTTGCAGTATGTCCTACTCAAGCCTTGGTATTTGGTGAGCGACAAACCTTATTAGAAAAAGCCAGAGAAACCATCACGAATAATCCAGAATATGTTCAACATATTTATGGTGAGAAAGAAGTGGGGGGGACTGAATGGCTCTATATTTCCGATGTGCCATTTGAACAGCTTGGCTTTAAAACGGGATTAACGGAAAAACCACTCTCTTCTTATACCTCTGATTTTATGAAATATACGCCGATAGCAGGCGCTACTTGGGCTGTGATTTTGGGTGGTATTGCCATGTTTAATCACAGAAAAGATAAAGTGAGCCGCGATGAGCAATCGCATCAGCATCTAGAGCATAACCAGAATAGTACTGATGAAGAAACAAGGAGATCAGAATGA